The following coding sequences lie in one Spinacia oleracea cultivar Varoflay chromosome 1, BTI_SOV_V1, whole genome shotgun sequence genomic window:
- the LOC130463913 gene encoding uncharacterized protein yields MIETLLVNCLPDKAKGGKPFRFPNYLAEHSQFCPQVENVWSTAGGSGSDMFKLWNKLKLVKLKLKTLHKEEFAGIKEREKACIGNLRKWLKVDEIALRQKSRIQWLQVGDTNHHLFFSSVKERNKQNRISVLFDENNNKLVESDVIQEEMVSFYRKLLGSAASSLSAVHIPTLGSGNKLSTSVRNWLSREVTTIEIDQALKSIGDDKAPGLDGLNVVFFKKTWHIIKMDVYKAVLEVFRINTLLAQYNCTSINLVPKSVIGDVVSESQSGFIPGRKISDNILLATELIKGYTRAHVSPKYLLKVDLKKAYDSIEWSFLKDVMIELGFPGCFVNWIFTCLTTVSYSILINGKPTKPFSAK; encoded by the exons ATGATTGAAACTCTTTTGGTGAATTGTCTCCCTGATAAAGCTAAGGGTGGAAAACCTTTTAGGTTCCCGAATTACCTTGCTGAACACAGCCAGTTCTGTCCACAGGTTGAGAATGTTTGGAGTACTGCTGGTGGTTCAGGTTCTGACATGTTCAAACTTTGGAATAAGCTGAAGTTGGTTAAGCTCAAATTGAAAACTCTGCATAAAGAAGAGTTTGCTGGTATAAAAGAGAGG GAAAAAGCTTGCATTGGAAACCTTAGGAAGTGGCTTAAGGTGGATGAGATTGCATTGAGGCAAAAATCTAGAATCCAGTGGTTGCAGGTGGGTGACACCAACCACCatctctttttttcttctgtGAAAGAGAGAAACAAACAGAATAGGATCTCAGTGTTATTTGATGAGAATAACAATAAGCTAGTTGAATCAGATGTTATTCAAGAAGAAATGGTTTCTTTTTACAGGAAGTTGTTGGGGTCTGCTGCTAGTTCCTTGTCTGCAGTTCATATTCCTACCCTTGGAAGTGGGAATAAACTCAGTACTTCAGTTAGAAACTGGTTGTCTAGGGAGGTTACTACAATTGAGATAGATCAGGCTCTTAAGAGTATTGGTGATGACAAGGCACCAGGTTTGGATGGCCTCAATGTTGTGTTCTTTAAGAAAACTTGGCACATAATCAAAATGGATGTCTACAAGGCTGTACTGGAGGTGTTTAGAATTAACACCCTGCTAGCTCAATATAATTGTACCTCTATTAACCTTGTGCCAAAG AGTGTTATTGGTGATGTGGTTAGTGAATCTCAATCTGGGTTCATTCCTGGAAGGAAAATTTCTGATAACATTCTTCTTGCTACAGAACTGATTAAAGGTTACACAAGGGCACATGTATCTCCTAAGTATCTCCTAAAGGTGGATCTGAAAAAAGCTTATGACTCCATTGAGTGGTCATTCCTCAAAGATGTCATGATAGAACTTGGTTTTCCTGGTTGCTTTGTGAATTGGATTTTTACCTGCCTCACCACAGTGTCCTATAGTATTTTGATCAATGGGAAACCCACCAAACCTTTCAGTGCCAAGTAA